The Estrella lausannensis genomic interval AGGCCTCATTGTTCCGGTAGTGCGGAACGTCGATCAACTCAGCTTTGCCGAGGTCGAGCAGGCCATCGCCCTCCTTGCCAAGAAAGCAAGAGACAGCACCCTGACTATAGAGGACCTTCAAGGCGGCGGATTCACCATCACCAACGGTGGTGTATTCGGCTCCCTTCTCTCAACACCCATATTAAATCCACCCCAAAGTGCCATATTAGGGATGCACACCATCCAGAAGCGGCCCGTTGTCATCGACGACGCCATCGTCATCCGTCCCATGATGTATCTGGCCTTAAGCTATGACCACCGCCTCATCGACGGTAAAGAGGCCGTCTCCTTCCTGGTCGCCATCAAAGCTGCCCTGGAAGACCCATCGCTCCTCTTAATAGACCTATAGCAAGGAGAATACTCATGGCCTCAACCTATGATGTGTGTGTGATCGGCGCCGGACCCGGAGGCTACGTAGCCGCCTTGAGAGCTGCCCAAAATGGACTTAAGACCGCCCTCGTCGAAAAAGACGAGGAGCTCGGCGGCACCTGCCTCCGCGTCGGTTGCATCCCTTCCAAAACGCTCCTTGCCTCGACGCACCTCTATCACACCATCAATCACCACCTCAAAGATCACGCCATTCAGGTAAAAGAGCCTTCTCTCGATTTTACTGCCCTCATGAAGAAGAAAGAAGAGGTCGTCAAAGGCCTTACCTCTTCCGTCCGCTCCCTTCTGAAAAAAAATGGAGTCGATATATTCACCGCTCTAGCCTCCTTCTCGTCCAAAGATACCATCACTCTCTCCGGCAAAGACTCGCTTAAGGCCGGGCACTTCATCATCGCCACAGGCTCTAAGCCGATCACGTTGCCGTTTCTTCCCCTGGACGAGGACATTGTCCTCTCATCGACCGGTCTTTTAGCCCTAAAGCGCCCGCCCAAATCGCTCCTCGTCGTCGGCGCCGGCGTCATCGGCGTAGAGCTCGCCTCCGTCATGGCCCGGCTCGGCACCAGCGTCACCCTAATCGAAATGCTGGATCGCCCCGTACCCACGTTCGATCGCGACATCTCCACACACCTCTTGACCTCTCTTAAAAAGCAGGGCCTCATCTTCCACCTCTCCTCCGCCGTCCAAGACGCCCGGATATCCAAGGAAAAGGTCGACCTTACGGTAAAACTCCCTGAAGAAACCAAGCTTTTCTCGGCAGAGAAAGTTTTGGTGGCCATCGGCAGAAAGCCCTGCACCGATTCGCTCAACCTTAAAGCGGCTGGTGTCGAAGTCAACTCACGAGGCCAGGTGGCGGTCAGCTCTTCTTTCCGCACGACAAACCCCTTTGTGTCGGCCATCGGTGATGTTATCGACGGTCCTATGCTCGCTCACAAAGCTTCCGATGAGGGCATCGCCGTTGCCGACCTCATTAGTGGCACGCCCCGGCCGGTCCACTACCTTGCCATCCCCAACATCGTCTACACAAATCCAGAAGCTGCCGCCGTCGGCCTTACAGAAGACGAAGTGAAAGAGCTCAAAATACCCTACACCAAAGGCGTCTCCTATCTCCGCGGCAACCCTCGCGCAAGAAGCTCCTCCGAGACCGAAGGATTGGTCAAAGTTCTCTCCCACAAAGAGACAAAACAGCTCCTCGGTGTCCACATACTCGCTGAACGAGCCTCGGAAATGATCGGCGAAGCAGCCCTCGCCATCGAGAAAAAGGAATCGACGGATACAATAGCTTATCTCTCTCACGGCCATCCTACCCTCTCGGAAGCGGTAAAAGAAGCTGCCCTCACCGCCATCGGCAGGACATTGCACGGGTAGAGGAAGAGGGGAGAAAGGGAAGAAGGGGCGCCGCCCCTTGGA includes:
- the lpdA gene encoding dihydrolipoyl dehydrogenase; the encoded protein is MASTYDVCVIGAGPGGYVAALRAAQNGLKTALVEKDEELGGTCLRVGCIPSKTLLASTHLYHTINHHLKDHAIQVKEPSLDFTALMKKKEEVVKGLTSSVRSLLKKNGVDIFTALASFSSKDTITLSGKDSLKAGHFIIATGSKPITLPFLPLDEDIVLSSTGLLALKRPPKSLLVVGAGVIGVELASVMARLGTSVTLIEMLDRPVPTFDRDISTHLLTSLKKQGLIFHLSSAVQDARISKEKVDLTVKLPEETKLFSAEKVLVAIGRKPCTDSLNLKAAGVEVNSRGQVAVSSSFRTTNPFVSAIGDVIDGPMLAHKASDEGIAVADLISGTPRPVHYLAIPNIVYTNPEAAAVGLTEDEVKELKIPYTKGVSYLRGNPRARSSSETEGLVKVLSHKETKQLLGVHILAERASEMIGEAALAIEKKESTDTIAYLSHGHPTLSEAVKEAALTAIGRTLHG